TGGCCGGATGTTCCAGACGCCATTTTCTGACCGCATCCGCAACGAGGCAGGAATTTCGACCATGGCGGTGGGCAATATCTATGAGGCCGATCATGCCAACTCGATCTTGATGGCGGGGCGGGCCGATCTGGTGGCGGTGGGGCGGCCGCATCTGGCCGACCCGTATTGGACGCTGCATGAGGCTGCGCGCATCGGAGACCGGCAGGGTGTATGGCCGCGCCCTTATGAGGCCGGGCGCGATCAGGCCTGGCGGCTGGCAGATCGGGAAGCGGAGATGGAACGGGCATGAGCCATGCTGTGAAAAACATATCCGAGTCCGAGGGTGTTGAGAGTAAGTCACGGCTGCGTTTGTGGTTGCGGATATTGAAAGCGTCGCGCCTGATCGAGACGGAATTGCGCGAGAATTTGCGCGTCGAGTTTGCCTCGACCTTGCCGCGGTTTGACGTGATGGCGGCGCTGTCGCGTGATCCGGACGGCCTGAAGATGAGTGCGTTGTCTGGGGTTTTGAGGGTTTCCAACGGCAATGTGACCGGGATTATCGACCGGTTGGAGAGTGACGGTCTGGTGGTGCGTGAGAAGGTGGCGGGCGACCGTCGGGCCCTGCGCGCGCGGCTGACGGATAAGGGGCGCTGCGAGTTTGCGCGTCAGGCCGAGGCGCATGAAGCCTGGATTGATGCCATGTTGCGGGATGTGGAAGGTGAGCGGGCAGAACGGCTTTCGGGTTTGCTCAACGAAGTGATCAAGTCAATTGAAGAGAAGGAAAGCTGATGCGCAGCGACGTAAAACATTTCTTGTGTCGGATCGAGGATGGCATTGCGACCATCGCATTGAACCGGCCGGATCGAAAGAATCCGCTAACGTTTGAAAGCTATGCCGAACTGCGCGACTGGTTTCGTGATCTGGTCTATGATGATGAGGTCAAGGCCGTGGTCTTTGCGTCGAACGGTGGCAATTTTTCGTCCGGTGGCGATGTGCATGACATCATCGGGCCGCTGACAAAGATGAACATGAAAGAGCTGCTGAATTTCACCCGCATGACCGGCGATCTGGTCAAGGCGATGGTGAATTGCGGGGTGCCTGTGATCGCCGCGATTGATGGGATTTGCGCGGGTGCGGGGGCGATCATCGCCATGGCGTCGGATCTCAGGATCGCCACGCCAGAGGCCAAGGTGGGCTTCTTGTTCACCCGCGTTGGTTTGGCCGGTTGTGACATGGGCGCCTGTGCGATCCTGCCGCGGATCATCGGGCAGGGGCGCGCGGCAGAGCTGCTCTATACCGGGCGCTTCATGAGTGCCGACGAGGGCGCGAATTGGGGCTTTCATAACAAGTTGGTGGCCGGAGATGCCCTTGAAGGGGAGGCGCAGGATTGGGCCAGGCGGCTCGTGGCGGGGCCGAATTTCGGGCATATGATGACCAAGACCATGCTGGCGCAGGAATGGTCGATGTCGATCGAACAGGCGATCGAAGCGGAAGCGCAGGCGCAGGCGATCTGTATGCAGACCGGTGATTTCGAGCGGGCCTATGAGGCGTTTGTCGCCAAGGAGCGTCCGGTTTTCGAGGGGGATTGAGCGTGATGTCCGAGGGAGCCTCCGGCGGGGATATTTTTGGCAAAATGAAGCAGGGGGAGCGCGCTTATGGCTGATCGGAGTTTTCTGGACTGGCCGTTTTTTGAGGATCGGCACAAGGCGTTGGCCGAGCGGTTGGAGGATTGGGCGGCGGGCGCGCTGGACGCGATTGACCATTCCGACACCGATGCGGCCTGTCGCGCGCTGGTCACGACGCTGGGGCGCGATGGTTGGTTGCAGCCGACCGGGGCAGAGGGCGATGAGGTGCTGGATGTGCGCACGCTCTGCCTGATCCGCGAGACCTTGGCGCGCCATGATGGGTTGGCGGATTTCGCCTTTGCCATGCAGGGGTTGGGGACCGGGGCGATTTCGCTTTTTGGCAACGCGGAGCAGAAAGCGGAGTGGTTGCCCCAGACGCGTTCGGGGCGCGCGATTTCGGCCTTTGCGTTGACCGAGCCGCAATCGGGGTCGGATGTGGCCAATTCGACCATGACGGCGACGCCCGATGGTGATGATTATGTGCTGAGCGGCGAAAAGACATGGATTTCCAACGGTGGAATTGCGGATGTCTATACCCTGTTTGCGCGCACGGGTGAGGGGCCGGGGGCCAAGGGGCTTAGCGCCTTTGTCGTGTCGGCCGGTTTGCCGGGGTTTGAGGTGGTTGAGCGGCTGGAGACCATTGCGCCGCATCCGCTGGCGACGTTGCGCTTTAGCAATTGCCGTATTCCTAAAACGGCAATGTTGGGCGCGCCGGGGCAGGGGTTTCGCATCGCGATGTCGGTGCTTGATGTGTTCCGATCGACCGTGGCGGCGGCGGCGTTGGGGTTTGCGCGCCGCGCGCTGGACGAGGCATTGGGGCGGGTCGCCACACGCGAAGTTCAGGGTGCGCCGCTCTTTGAGTTGCAGATGGTGCAGGGGCATATAGCCGATATGGCGCTGGATGTGGATGCCGCCGCACTGTTGGTTTATCGCGCGGCCTGGGCCAAGGATTCGGGGGCGGCGCGGGTGACGCGCGAGGCGGCGATGGCCAAACTTTTCTCGACCGATCAGGCGCAGTTGGTGATTGATCGCGCGGTGCAGTTGCATGGCGGTGACGGGGTGAAATCCGGTCAGAAGGTTGAGGAACTTTACCGCGATATCAGGGCGTTGCGGATTTATGAAGGCGCGTCGGACGTGCAGCGTGTGGTCATTGCACGCCAGACGATGGGCGCATTTCAGGGAGCAAGATGATGTTGGGACCGAGCGCACATATCGACACGTTTGCACGTGATAACCTGCCACCCCGCGACCAGTGGCCCGATTTTCTGCTGGATGGGTTTCAATATCCTGACCTGCTGAACGCGGGGTATGAGTTGACCGATGCGATGGTGGCCAAGGGGTTTGGCGATCACACGGCCTTGATCGGCAACGGGCGGCAGCGGACCTATAAGGAGTTGACCGACTGGACCAACCGGTTGGCGCATGTGTTGGTTGAGGATCTGGGGGTGCGCCCCGGCAACCGGGTGCTGATCCGTTCGGCCAACAATCCGGCGATGGTGGCGTGTTGGCTGGCGGCGACCAAGGCGGGGGCGGTGGTGGTCAACACCATGCCGATGCTGCGTGCGGGCGAGTTGGCGGCGATTGTCGACAAGGCCGAGATCAGCCATGCGCTGTGCGATACGCGGCTGATGGAGGACATGGACGCCTGCGCCAAGAAGAGCCGGTTTCTGAACCATGTGGTCGGGTTTGACGGCACGTCGAACCATGACGCCGAGTTGGACCGGATGGCGCTGGAAAAATCCGTGCGGTTCGAGGCGGTGCAGACCGGGCGCGATGATGTGGCGCTTTTGGGCTTTACCTCGGGGACCACGGGCGAGCCGAAGGCGGCGATGCATTTTCACCGCGACCTTCTGATCATCGCGGATGGCTATGCGCGCGAGGTGCTGAATGTGCAGCCCGAAGATGTGTTCATTGGCTCGCCGCCGCTGGCGTTTACTTTTGGCCTTGGCGGGCTGGCGATCTTTCCGTTGCGGTTTGGTGCGACGGCGACCCTTTTGGAACAGGCGACGCCGGCGAACCTGATCGAGATTATCGAAAAATACAAAGCGACGGTGTGTTTTACCGCGCCGACCGCCTATCGCGCGATGATGCGGGCGATGGAGGAGGGGGCAGACCTGAGCAGTCTGCGCGCGGCCGTTTCGGCGGGCGAGACGCTGCCCGCGCCAGTTTATGACGAATGGATGAAGAAGACCGGCAAGCCGATGCTTGACGGGATCGGTGCAACCGAGATGCTGCATATCTTCATTACCAATCGGTTTGATGATCACCGCCCGGCCTGCACCGGCAAGCCAGTGACGGGCTATGAGGTGAAGATCATCGACGAGAGCGGCGAAGAGTTGCCGCGCGGCGAGGTTGGGCGGCTGGCGGTGCGGGGGCCGACGGGGTGTCGCTATCTCGCGGATGCGCGTCAGACGGCCTATGTGCAGGACGGCTGGAACATCACGGGCGACAGTTTCGCGCAGGATGAAGACGGCTATCTGCATTTTGCCGCCCGCAATGACGATATGATCGTCTCGTCAGGCTACAACATCGCCGGGCCAGAGGTGGAGGCGGCCCTGTTGTCGCATCCGGCGGTTGTGGAATGCGGCGTGATCGGCGCGCCGGACAGTGCGCGGGGCCGTATCGTGGAAGCCTATGTGGTGTTGGCCGAGGGGTGGGCGGCGGACGCGCGCACGGTGAAAAAGCTTCAGGACCATGTGAAGGATACCATCGCGCCCTATAAATATCCGCGCAGCGTGAGGTTTATCGACGCATTGCCAAAAACCCAGACCGGCAAGATACAACGGTTCAGGTTGCGACAGGAATGAGGAGTGGCGCATGAGTTTCGTTTTCACGCAGAAGGTGAAGTTTCGCCATTGCGACGCGGCGGGGATCGTTTTTTATCCGCGCTTCTTCGAGATGATCAACGACACCATCGAAGAGTTCTTCGAGGTTGACTTGGCCTATCCGTTTGCAGCGATGCATCCGGCGCATGGCATACCGACTGCGCAGATTGAGACGAAGTTCAAGGCGCCCTGTCGGTTGGGGGATGTCTTGCAGATCCATCTTGAGTGCACCCGGCTTGGCACGACCAGCATGGGGTTGGCGCTTCGCGCAGAATGCGACGGAGAGTTGCGGTTTTCGGCGCAATCGACGCTGGTTCATATCAATGCAAAGACTGGCCCGGAGCCGTGGCCGAACAACGTGCGCGACAACATTCGCGTGGTCGTGACAGAGGCCGCAGCATCGTAACAACGGTCGCCTGACAGCGCCAAAATAACCGTAAGTGCCAATACTTACGCAGAACAGTCCAAGGAGAGAGACATGCCAAACGAGATCATTCACCCCGAGGGCTGGGCCCCGGCCAAAGGGTATTCCAACGGTGTTCTGGCCGAGAACGGAACCTTGTATATCGGCGGGCAAGTCGGCTGGAACGCCGAGGAAGTGTTTGAGCATGACGATTTCATCGGCCAGATGGAACAGGTGCTCAGGAACATCATGGCCATCGTCGAGGCGGCGGGCGGCACGGCGGCGGATATCGTGCGCATGACGTGGTTTGTGACCGACAAGCAGGAATATCTGGCCAAGCAGCGCGAGATTGGCGAGACCTATCGCAAGGTGATCGGGCGCAATTTCCCGGCCATGAGCCTTGTTGTGGTGGCGGCATTGGTCGAAGAGGGCGCACTTCTTGAGATCGAGGCAACGGCGGTTTTGTCGCAATAAGTCGCCTCTGACGGGGCTTGACGAGGGCCGTTGCGGGTGTAACAAAAAAGGGGCAACTTCAAGGGCGCTGAGCGCGGTCCGGGCATCGGACAACCGCGGCGCTGGCCCCTGTCGTGTAAAAGAGTTGCCACGACGTCAGAGGGGCTGTCCCACAGGAGCCCCTGATGACGACCATTTTCGAACCCTTCCGTATCAAATCTGTTGAGCCCATTCGCATGACCACGCTGGATGAGCGCAAAGCATTGATGCGCAAGGCAAATTACAACCTGTTCACCCTGCATTCCGATGATGTGATGATCGACCTGTTGACCGATAGCGGCACAGGCGCGATGAGTTCTGAGCAATGGGCGGCGATCATGCGTGGCGATGAAAGCTATGCCGGGTCGCCCTCGTTCTATCGCTTTGAGGCGGCGGTAAAAAACCTGATGCCGTTCAAGCATGTGATCCCGGTGCATCAGGGCCGTGCGGCGGAAGCGATACTTTTCTCAATTCTGGGCGGCGCGGGGCGAAATGTGCCGAGCAACACCCATTTTGACACCACGCGCGGCAATATCGAAGCTTCGGGGGCCATGGCCACCGATCTGGTGATTGACGAGGGCAGAGATCCGCAATCGCTGCACCCGTTCAAGGGCAACATGGATCTCGACAAGCTGCGCAGCTTTTTGCAGACCCAAGGGGATGCGGTGCCTTGTGTGATGCTGACCATCACCAATAATGC
This window of the Rhodobacteraceae bacterium LMO-JJ12 genome carries:
- a CDS encoding acyl-CoA thioesterase translates to MSFVFTQKVKFRHCDAAGIVFYPRFFEMINDTIEEFFEVDLAYPFAAMHPAHGIPTAQIETKFKAPCRLGDVLQIHLECTRLGTTSMGLALRAECDGELRFSAQSTLVHINAKTGPEPWPNNVRDNIRVVVTEAAAS
- a CDS encoding RidA family protein; protein product: MPNEIIHPEGWAPAKGYSNGVLAENGTLYIGGQVGWNAEEVFEHDDFIGQMEQVLRNIMAIVEAAGGTAADIVRMTWFVTDKQEYLAKQREIGETYRKVIGRNFPAMSLVVVAALVEEGALLEIEATAVLSQ
- a CDS encoding AMP-binding protein; translated protein: MLGPSAHIDTFARDNLPPRDQWPDFLLDGFQYPDLLNAGYELTDAMVAKGFGDHTALIGNGRQRTYKELTDWTNRLAHVLVEDLGVRPGNRVLIRSANNPAMVACWLAATKAGAVVVNTMPMLRAGELAAIVDKAEISHALCDTRLMEDMDACAKKSRFLNHVVGFDGTSNHDAELDRMALEKSVRFEAVQTGRDDVALLGFTSGTTGEPKAAMHFHRDLLIIADGYAREVLNVQPEDVFIGSPPLAFTFGLGGLAIFPLRFGATATLLEQATPANLIEIIEKYKATVCFTAPTAYRAMMRAMEEGADLSSLRAAVSAGETLPAPVYDEWMKKTGKPMLDGIGATEMLHIFITNRFDDHRPACTGKPVTGYEVKIIDESGEELPRGEVGRLAVRGPTGCRYLADARQTAYVQDGWNITGDSFAQDEDGYLHFAARNDDMIVSSGYNIAGPEVEAALLSHPAVVECGVIGAPDSARGRIVEAYVVLAEGWAADARTVKKLQDHVKDTIAPYKYPRSVRFIDALPKTQTGKIQRFRLRQE
- a CDS encoding enoyl-CoA hydratase family protein; translated protein: MRSDVKHFLCRIEDGIATIALNRPDRKNPLTFESYAELRDWFRDLVYDDEVKAVVFASNGGNFSSGGDVHDIIGPLTKMNMKELLNFTRMTGDLVKAMVNCGVPVIAAIDGICAGAGAIIAMASDLRIATPEAKVGFLFTRVGLAGCDMGACAILPRIIGQGRAAELLYTGRFMSADEGANWGFHNKLVAGDALEGEAQDWARRLVAGPNFGHMMTKTMLAQEWSMSIEQAIEAEAQAQAICMQTGDFERAYEAFVAKERPVFEGD
- a CDS encoding MarR family transcriptional regulator: MSHAVKNISESEGVESKSRLRLWLRILKASRLIETELRENLRVEFASTLPRFDVMAALSRDPDGLKMSALSGVLRVSNGNVTGIIDRLESDGLVVREKVAGDRRALRARLTDKGRCEFARQAEAHEAWIDAMLRDVEGERAERLSGLLNEVIKSIEEKES
- a CDS encoding acyl-CoA dehydrogenase family protein, which translates into the protein MADRSFLDWPFFEDRHKALAERLEDWAAGALDAIDHSDTDAACRALVTTLGRDGWLQPTGAEGDEVLDVRTLCLIRETLARHDGLADFAFAMQGLGTGAISLFGNAEQKAEWLPQTRSGRAISAFALTEPQSGSDVANSTMTATPDGDDYVLSGEKTWISNGGIADVYTLFARTGEGPGAKGLSAFVVSAGLPGFEVVERLETIAPHPLATLRFSNCRIPKTAMLGAPGQGFRIAMSVLDVFRSTVAAAALGFARRALDEALGRVATREVQGAPLFELQMVQGHIADMALDVDAAALLVYRAAWAKDSGAARVTREAAMAKLFSTDQAQLVIDRAVQLHGGDGVKSGQKVEELYRDIRALRIYEGASDVQRVVIARQTMGAFQGAR